From Hydractinia symbiolongicarpus strain clone_291-10 chromosome 12, HSymV2.1, whole genome shotgun sequence, one genomic window encodes:
- the LOC130622287 gene encoding synaptotagmin-4-like — translation MTSVLVLGVCAAGLVFAICLVILACVLWKYITLKKAEKQDAESNDGKERLPSESIKTPDFTIPVYYYRVQPKLKGRTRSAGFDTTDGERKVIPQRTSAPHIAFTEHDIRQLKKEKSLLNVDPSPRKRKVSASRLETKAEEVRSKIERQMMSHLRKQRKKESRLSEEGHLSVSSCDISSEESEKSEEVFDSASIGSGKRKVGRRRKLKSTDFAVKYKKEGKITLACEYCEEEKVLKIHVKKVSGIAARREITETNPYVQLFLEPGRKQKQKSKYHKETKDPNIDECFQFVNISKEDLNKYKLKIKVLNHGRFRKSETLGEVNIEISAFELKAKATYDVDLFIKKPESFYSSINVTLSHQATFSKLEVTINEAKHLPKKGQFNPDSFVVVTLYKEDEVEKKNTIVQRNTRDPVFNKTFDFFVITDNQTPLNTFSLVVTVINHSLIGHNSIIGHVVFSLSSSQDSAAEHWRDAQNEPYQRISRWHSLLAPDEV, via the exons ATGACATCTGTGCtag ttttaggcGTTTGCGCTGCTGGATTAGTTTTCGCAATATGTTTGGTTATCCTGGCCTGTGTGCTTTGGAAATACATCACGCTCAAAAAAGCCGAAAAGCAAGATGCGGAGTCAAACGATGGAAAAGAAAGACTTCCAAGTGAATCAATTAAAACTCCTGATTTTACAATCCCTGTGTATTACTACAGAGTACAACCAAAATTAAAAGGTAGAACAAGATCTGCTGGATTTGATACG ACCGATGGAGAAAGGAAAGTAATTCCGCAAAGGACAAGTGCACCACATATTGCCTTCACGGAGCACGACATCCGTcaattaaagaaagaaaaatcattGTTAAATGTGGACCCATCACCAAGAAAGAGAAAAGTTTCGGCATCAAGATTAGAAACGAAGGCAGAAGAGGTGCGAAGTAAAATCGAACGTCAAATGATGTCCCATCTACGTAAACAACGCAAAAAGG AATCTCGCCTGTCAGAAGAGGGTCATTTGAGCGTGTCTTCGTGTGACATTAGTTCGGAAGAGAGTGAAAAAAGTGAAGAAGTGTTCGATTCTGCTTCAATTGGATCTGGTAAAAGAAAAGTAGGCAGACGCAGGAAGCTGAAGTCAACAGATTTTGCagtgaaatataaaaaagaaggaaaaataaCACTCGCATGCGAGTATTGTGAagaagaaaaagttttaaaaattcacgtTAAAAAAGTGTCTGGTATAGCTGCTAGAAGAGAAATAACAGAAACAAATCCATACGTGCAGCTTTTTCTCGAACCTggcagaaaacaaaaacaaaaatctaaATATCACAAAGAAACGAAAGACCCTAACATTGACGAATGTTTTCAGTTCGTTAATATAAGCAAAgaagatttaaataaatataaattgaaaataaaggTTTTAAACCATGGAAGGTTTCGAAAAAGTGAGACTCTAGGTGAAGTGAATATTGAAATTAGCGCGTTTGAATTGAAAGCAAAAGCAACATATGATGTTGATCTATTTATAAAGAAACCAGAG AGCTTCTACTCGTCTATCAATGTTACCCTATCGCATCAAGCCACTTTCTCCAAGCTAGAAGTCACCATAAACGAAGCCAAACACTTGCCTAAGAAGGGACAGTTTAACCCAG ATTCGTTCGTGGTTGTAACACTGTACAAGGAAGACGAAGTTGAAAAGAAGAACACTATAGTTCAACGCAACACCAGAGATCCTGTTTTTAACAAAACGTTCGACTTTTTTGTTATCACAGACAATCAGACTCCACTAAACACATTCTCATTGGTTGTGACAGTAATTAATCATTCTCTGATTGGTCACAACTCAATCATAGGTCACGTGGTGTTTAGTTTGTCTTCATCGCAAGATTCAGCAGCAGAA
- the LOC130622494 gene encoding synaptotagmin-4-like — MNTLSVVLIVVGLILALLLTGVVYTLWKYIKARQEKGAFPDDKKVTKRRRKQALFDDVDTFQVPVSYRTVKAQIPFMYEPDGCSGGGSMGVYARRSSDQDKKRLSVDDVYEKRPKAYSLPIGGDSESDRLLASLPEHIYHEAGHVTAFDESQRKISMGMMAHLANQGRKVSTVDMRGLSITEEMFLKSVEGAPSFQGSSHSLNDDALSDSSHLSAKDEIFDSTIIGMERRRIGERRGRQKILGSGSASGPGTLKRTYKKAGKITFTTEYNESTREFEVLVLRAFDLAPRRDKSEINPFVRLYLLPGKKQKQNTKYQTHTKEPFINEKIVFTDLEKTDLSKYRLKIKVYNHGKLKKNEMLGEVDIPMGSIDISSKQTFNTDLFLQRSESSLASLNISLCHKATSSELEVIIQEARNLPKVSIAGLPSPYTTVTLYKEQNFVKKETGTKRSTRDPVFKESLVFEVFTDIATPLSTFSLVATLNHHSMIGRDEVLGHVIFCLTSPQKSAAEHWKRVEETPHKHHSSWHALIDPDEL; from the exons GCATTGTTTGATGATGTGGATACGTTTCAAGTACCTGTATCATATCGTACCGTAAAGGCGCAAATACCGTTTATGTATGAGCCGGACGGCTGCTCAGGAGGAGGG AGTATGGGTGTTTACGCCAGACGAAGCTCAGATCAAGACAAGAAAAGATTAAGCGTAGATGACGTATACGAAAAAAGACCGAAAGCATATTCACTTCCCATAGGAGGGGATTCGGAATCGGACAGATTACTTGCCAGTCTACCGGAACACATTTACCATGAAGCGGGTCATGTGACAGCCTTTGATGAAAGCCAAAGGAAGATAAGCATGGGAATGATGGCACACCTTGCTAATCAAGGTCGAAAAG TGTCAACAGTCGATATGAGAGGACTCTCCATCACAGAAGAAATGTTTCTGAAGTCAGTGGAAGGCGCTCCTTCGTTCCAAGGATCATCGCACTCCCTCAATGACGACGCGTTAAGTGATTCCAGCCATCTGAGTGCAAAAGACGAGATATTCGACTCAACTATAATTGGCATGGAAAGAAGAAGGATTGGTGAACGAAGAGGACGTCAAAAGATTTTAGGATCAGGTTCGGCATCTGGCCCCGGAACGTTGAAAAGGACATACAAAAAAGCGGGGAAAATAACCTTTACCACAGAATATAACGAAAGCACAAGGGAATTTGAAGTTTTAGTTTTACGAGCTTTTGATCTGGCACCTAGAAGAGATAAATCCGAAATTAATCCGTTTGTTCGCTTGTACCTTCTTCCAGGGAAAAAGcagaaacaaaacacaaaataccAGACCCATACAAAAGAACCAttcataaatgaaaaaatagtattCACAGATTTGGAAAAAACAGATTTAAGTAAATATAGactgaaaataaaagtttataacCACGGAAAGCTGAAAAAGAATGAAATGCTGGGCGAGGTGGACATACCAATGGGTTCCATCGATATATCTTCGAAACAAACTTTCAATACTGACTTGTTTTTGCAACGCTCCGAA AGTTCATTGGCATCCCTAAATATATCATTGTGTCACAAAGCAACGAGTTCTGAACTAGAAGTCATTATTcaagaagcacgtaatttacccAAAGTCAGCATTGCAGGCCTTCCAA GTCCATACACGACTGTTACGTTATACAAAGaacaaaactttgttaaaaaagaaactGGCACTAAGAGGAGCACCAGAGATCCTGTCTTCAAAGAATCCTTAGTTTTTGAAGTATTCACAGACATTGCAACTCCACTTAGTACGTTTTCTCTTGTTGCAACTTTAAATCACCATAGCATGATTGGAAGAGACGAGGTGCTTGGTCATGTGATATTTTGTTTAACTTCACCACAAAAGAGTGCAGCTGAACACTGGAAGAGGGTTGAAGAAACTCCACACAAACATCACAGCTCGTGGCATGCGTTGATAGATCCAGATGAATTATAG
- the LOC130622447 gene encoding synaptotagmin-1-like, whose amino-acid sequence MDGSHTALVILIVVGILIWLFLLATVFALWKVRRLKMLNGDTRYSMLNVKHKGSNAFLSRDYDETIDEFGGFPASYCTVPVQTSHYDVKQEKNCLGRDRSFSANSLHCYDLKLNDNYWASPLSPVEEKQNKACEGVITHLVRQGRKVSEVDLRYGSPSKDTPRASITSENSGTTSMTEEELCTSNTIGVKKRLAGRRLQRQNEVAGCDIQPKKFKKAGRISLTTQYIEREEKLVVNLLNASELTPKRHECEINPFVVASLRPGKKQKQQTQICQETKEPVFNKKMIFTKVKKDELLKHMLKIVMKNQVSPKKSEYLGEVSIALHSIDHFSEQTFDATLCIERAETAMTSIQLSLCHKPTNSKLQVLIKSVKNLPKRGTSGTYATLMLFKENEILRCETSTKRNTRDPVYNESFEFDVYTDSITPLCTYSLVVSLNNHNMVGKDEVFGHIIFNKLSPHRSTIDQWRLTEDVPYQEHVAWHSIVDPAEL is encoded by the exons ATGGATGGAAGTCATACAGCTTTGG TCATACTTATTGTGGTTGGAATTTTAATATGGTTGTTTCTTCTCGCGACGGTTTTTGCACTGTGGAAAGTTAGACGCTTGAAAATGTTGAATGGCGACACACGCTACTCTATGCTGAACGTTAAACATAAGGGAAGTAATGCGTTTCTTTCCCGTGATTACGATGAAACAATCGACGAATTTGGTGGTTTTCCAGCCTCTTATTGCACGGTCCCAGTACAGACATCGCATTATGATGTAAAGCAAGAAAAG AATTGTCTCGGCAGAGACCGATCTTTTAGCGCCAATTCACTTCACTGTTACGACCTGAAATTGAATGACAATTATTGGGCAAGTCCATTATCACCTGTGGAGGAGAAGCAAAATAAAGCCTGCGAAGGAGTTATAACTCATCTCGTACGTCAAGGAAGAAAGG TTTCTGAAGTTGACTTGCGATACGGTTCACCTTCTAAAGACACTCCACGTGCGAGTATCACCAGTGAAAATTCAGGAACGACAAGCATGACTGAAGAAGAATTGTGTACATCAAATACCATTGGCGTTAAAAAAAGACTCGCCGGGCGTAGGTTGCAAAGACAAAACGAAGTCGCCGGTTGCGATATTCAaccgaaaaagtttaaaaaagccGGTCGTATTTCTCTGACAACACAGTATATTGAAAGAGAAGAGAAACTGGTTGTAAACCTATTGAACGCTTCAGAACTCACTCCAAAGCGACATGAATGCGAAATAAACCCGTTCGTTGTTGCTTCTCTTAGACcaggtaaaaaacaaaaacaacaaacgcAAATTTGCCAAGAAACAAAAGAGCCAGTATTTAATAAGAAAATGATCTTTACCAAAGTAAAGAAGGACGAACTGTTGAAACATATGTTGAAAATTGTCATGAAGAATCAGGTTTCCCCGAAGAAATCGGAATATCTTGGAGAGGTGTCAATCGCATTGCATTCGATAGATCACTTTTCTGAACAAACGTTTGATGCCACGTTGTGTATAGAAAGAGCAGAG actGCGATGACGTCAATTCAACTTTCACTATGTCACAAGCCTACTAACTCTAAACTGCAAGTACTCATCAAGTCTGTAAAAAATTTGCCCAAGAGAGGAACATCAG GGACCTATGCCACGTTAATgttgtttaaagaaaacgaAATTTTAAGATGCGAAACGTCAACGAAAAGAAACACACGAGATCCAGTCTACAACGAATCTTTTGAATTTGACGTGTACACTGACAGTATAACTCCACTTTGCACTTACTCACTAGTGGTCAGTTTGAACAATCATAACATGGTGGGGAAGGACGAGGTCTTCGGacatattatttttaacaaattgtcTCCACATAGATCAACAATTGATCAGTGGAGACTAACAGAAGATGTACCATATCAAGAACATGTAGCTTGGCATTCCATTGTTGATCCAGCCGAACTGTAA